The DNA segment ATGTACCGGTGCTGAAACAAATCTATGTTTCGCCGGAAATGATATTGGCCAGATTGGAGCAATTGATTGATGAACATTATAAAGAGGAAAAAGACCCGGTTTTTTATGCAGATAGGTTGGCGCTTGGTATTCAAAAACTAAATCATATTACCAGGGAACATACGCAGCAAACTGTATTTATGCTGGTACAGCAGCGGGTTTTGCTGGAAAGCAAGCGTTTGCTGCTTGTTGGTGGTATGCCTATTAAGTTTATTGCATATGAACTGGGTTTTGAGTATCCGTCGTACTTTTGCCGGTTTTTTAAAAAAATGACAGGGCTGAGGGCGAAGGATTGGAGGAGGGGAATGAAAATCTGTCAGCGGCTTGAATTGAACGATGCCCTTCCGCTATCCTCCAATAGGAATAGTAAACCAAAATGTTGAACCAACACCTTCAATGCTGTCGACCCCGATCTCTCCACCATGCCGCTTGATGATATCAGCGCAGATATAGAGCCCCAAACCCAAACCGGAGACCTGGGCACCCGTTTGGTCGGCCCGGAAATACCGATCAAATAAATGTGGCAGTTTATTAGCTGGAATGCCGGGGCCGGTGTCTCTTACCGATATTTTAACCTGCTGATCAAGATCTTCAATTTTAAGAAAAATCTCCCTGCTGGCCGTGGCATACTTTACTGCATTGGTTACGAAGTTTGAAATCACCTGCTCGATGCGGTTCTCATCCGCCACAATCTGCAGTTCCTTTACGCCTTGCACAACAAGCTCATGTGTTCCCAGTTGCCTAACCTGTGAGCAGCATTCGTCTATCATCTTATTAAAACTAAATTTCTTTTTTACCAGCGCCATCTGACCTTCGTTTATCCTGGTTACATTCAATAAATCATCGACCAGTACAGAAACTTTCTCCATGCTTCTGTTGGACTGTTCTATCAGCCGGGATAGCATTGGCGTAGGATTTGCCTTCATTCTTTCTAATAGTTGTAAGGATGCTTTAAGACTGGTAATCGGGGTTTTTAGTTCGTGGCTGGCAATAGAAATAAAATCATCCTTTTGCTGCTGCAATCTTTTGAACTCAGTAATGTCGATCACGGTGCCTAACAGCTTCTTTAGCACTCCCTCGCTGCTGTAATGAACGTTACCCTGCACACGTATCCACTTGAGTGCACCACCGGTTAGCAACAGACGTGTCTCGTAAAACAGGCGTCCGGTCTGCTTGGCAATGGCGTGCGCCTGTTCACTCACACCCTCATCTAAGGGATGATAGGTTGCCAGTACCCGTTCTCTGCTTACCGGTTCCTGAAGCCCGAAGATCTCATTAAACCGCTCTGAGCTGGTAAGGGATCCATCGATATAGCTGAATTCGTAGGTGCCAATTTCAGCCGCTTCTATCGCAAGGCGACTGCGCTCCTCCGCATCTTCTATGCGCCTCCTGGCCAATACTTTATCGGTTACCTCATTACCGACCACCATAATTGAAGTGACTTGTCCCTGCAGATCAGTCACCGGTTCATAGACAAAATCAACGAATACTGTTTCATCAATGCCATTACGTACCAGTATTAGCTCATGCTCTCTGGCGTGAAAAGGGATTCCGGTAGAGATCACCTGCTGCATAAGCGGCGCATAGACTTCGGCAGCCTCTGCCACTGCGTCCCAAATTGTATGGTTTTCCAACTGCGCCAACTGCTTGCCGACCAGTTCCAAATACCCGGTGTTGACTTCGGTGATCATCAGATCATTAGCCCTAATGACGCAGATCGCTACAGGAGCTTGTTTGATCAGATTCCTGAAACGCGCTTCACTGAGCACCAGCTCATCATAAGAAGCAGCAAGCTCTTCGTTCGTCGTAGCCAGCTCTTCGTTCAACGCAGCAAATTCTTCATTAGACGCTGCCAGTTTTTCATTGAGGGACTGCAATTTCTGCTCGTCCAGTTTTCTTTGGGTAATATCAATGCAGGAACTGATATATCCGGCAAAGGTTCCATCAGATAGAAATCTGGGTGTTCCTTTTTTTACCAGCCAATGGTAGGATCCATCTTGTCCGAGCACTCTTATCTCATCTGAGTAGGATGCCCGTTTTGCAAACGCGGCTCCATGCACATCCTGGAACCGCTGCCTGTCCAGCTCATGGATCAGATCATGCCATCCCGAAACCATAAGCTTATCGGCTGTTCTTCCGGTAAGCTTCGACCAGGCTTTATTGAAGTAAAACCGCCTTCCGCTTTCATCTGCTACGGCAACCAATACATCGGTGTTGTCGGCCATAGACCGGAAACGCTCTTCACTTTCTGCAAATGCTTTTACCCGCTCTTGCACCATCGATTCCAGTTCCGCATTCATTCTGGCAAGTTCTTCCCGGCTTGTCAGCAGCTCTTCATTAATGGCACTTAGCTCCTCATTTGATGCAGCCAATTCCTCATTCAATGTTTGCTCACGTTCCAGCAGTTCCTTATTTTGTATCGCCATCGCGAGGTCACGTCTGTTGAGGTATCGTTCTGTCACATCTGTAGCCGTGTGCAATATGCCTATTACGCTTCCTACCTCATTCTTAATGGCCCGGTATTCAAAATCAAAATAAAAAGTATTCAGTTCTCCATTGGTCAGGATTTCGGCCGGAGTGTCCGATCCTGAAAGGGTGATGCCCTCATGCCAGACTCTTGCAAACATCTCTACAAATGGCTGGCCTTCCAGTTCAGGCATCGCCTGGACCAAAGTTTTTCCCAACACTTCTTTACCTCTGCCCCAAATGGCAAGCATAGCATCATTGGCAAATTGAATTTGTGCTTGTTCACCTACGTGAATAGCAGTAGCCGTGGGGGAGAATGAGAGGATATAGTTTAATTGTTCAGCACTCAGTACATTTATCGGATCACTCATACAAATAGCTTTTAAGACGCCTAAAATAATAAATCGACAGAAACAAAATACAGGGTAACTTACATATAACTGCAAAGATCACAAACAGCACCAATTCCGTAAAAACCT comes from the Pedobacter heparinus DSM 2366 genome and includes:
- a CDS encoding PAS domain S-box protein; this translates as MSDPINVLSAEQLNYILSFSPTATAIHVGEQAQIQFANDAMLAIWGRGKEVLGKTLVQAMPELEGQPFVEMFARVWHEGITLSGSDTPAEILTNGELNTFYFDFEYRAIKNEVGSVIGILHTATDVTERYLNRRDLAMAIQNKELLEREQTLNEELAASNEELSAINEELLTSREELARMNAELESMVQERVKAFAESEERFRSMADNTDVLVAVADESGRRFYFNKAWSKLTGRTADKLMVSGWHDLIHELDRQRFQDVHGAAFAKRASYSDEIRVLGQDGSYHWLVKKGTPRFLSDGTFAGYISSCIDITQRKLDEQKLQSLNEKLAASNEEFAALNEELATTNEELAASYDELVLSEARFRNLIKQAPVAICVIRANDLMITEVNTGYLELVGKQLAQLENHTIWDAVAEAAEVYAPLMQQVISTGIPFHAREHELILVRNGIDETVFVDFVYEPVTDLQGQVTSIMVVGNEVTDKVLARRRIEDAEERSRLAIEAAEIGTYEFSYIDGSLTSSERFNEIFGLQEPVSRERVLATYHPLDEGVSEQAHAIAKQTGRLFYETRLLLTGGALKWIRVQGNVHYSSEGVLKKLLGTVIDITEFKRLQQQKDDFISIASHELKTPITSLKASLQLLERMKANPTPMLSRLIEQSNRSMEKVSVLVDDLLNVTRINEGQMALVKKKFSFNKMIDECCSQVRQLGTHELVVQGVKELQIVADENRIEQVISNFVTNAVKYATASREIFLKIEDLDQQVKISVRDTGPGIPANKLPHLFDRYFRADQTGAQVSGLGLGLYICADIIKRHGGEIGVDSIEGVGSTFWFTIPIGG
- a CDS encoding helix-turn-helix domain-containing protein, encoding MFSNQSIDENYVPVLKQIYVSPEMILARLEQLIDEHYKEEKDPVFYADRLALGIQKLNHITREHTQQTVFMLVQQRVLLESKRLLLVGGMPIKFIAYELGFEYPSYFCRFFKKMTGLRAKDWRRGMKICQRLELNDALPLSSNRNSKPKC